The following proteins are co-located in the Marinomonas profundi genome:
- a CDS encoding RNA-binding domain-containing protein has translation MSKTAAQLKQLLSLGENQTLEYLTSCDLKHCGPQVCAFLNTQGGYLLCGVDDNGQIKGVKNAEQVAEQLESQLKSTIQPPVLFSVEVQQVENKQLLVVEVPAGKDIPYAFNSDIYIRAGEQTQKAEVDTIRDMVMRKQVEPTRWERLFSSELDEQGLSASACKKLLSAKRIPKEVAQAEQGLLHQLQLLSLAKYGRLTNAADVLLASAPGKRHPQARVRAVCYRHKADDEYQDLQHLDGPMAEVIEQLITFVMRNTPSRARFSSANNQREDIPMYPEQAVREAIVNAFAHRDYSNFAGGIKVEVSPAHLKIWNSGAFPQGIDEHKIQQGHISVLRNPDIAHGLYLQGYMEKLGRGSVVIQDACKAAGLPAPKWHSDSSSGVTLTLFATEVTTEVTTEVTTEVTTGVARMISLMSQEHSRDELMALMALKNAEHFRKHYLKPALEITPALVEMTIPDKPTSRNQKYRLTALGQQLKQQLSDKKTS, from the coding sequence ATGAGTAAAACGGCCGCACAACTCAAGCAACTACTGTCGCTGGGCGAAAACCAAACCCTTGAATACCTTACAAGCTGCGACTTAAAACATTGCGGTCCGCAAGTTTGCGCCTTTTTAAATACCCAAGGCGGTTACCTGCTTTGTGGAGTCGATGATAACGGCCAAATCAAGGGCGTAAAAAATGCCGAACAAGTAGCTGAACAGCTCGAAAGCCAGCTTAAATCGACCATTCAACCGCCAGTACTGTTTTCGGTAGAAGTACAGCAAGTTGAAAACAAACAGTTATTAGTGGTTGAAGTGCCGGCCGGCAAAGACATTCCTTACGCCTTTAACAGTGACATCTACATACGTGCCGGCGAGCAAACCCAAAAGGCCGAAGTCGATACCATCCGCGACATGGTCATGCGCAAGCAAGTAGAACCTACCCGCTGGGAGCGTTTGTTCTCGTCTGAACTCGACGAACAAGGTCTATCAGCCAGCGCTTGTAAAAAACTGCTATCCGCCAAACGCATTCCCAAAGAAGTCGCGCAAGCCGAACAAGGCCTACTGCACCAATTGCAATTGTTATCGCTGGCCAAATACGGCCGCTTAACCAATGCCGCCGATGTATTACTGGCCAGTGCGCCGGGTAAACGCCATCCGCAAGCCCGCGTGCGTGCGGTGTGTTATCGCCATAAGGCCGACGACGAATATCAGGATTTACAGCACCTCGATGGCCCAATGGCCGAGGTAATAGAGCAGCTGATTACCTTTGTGATGCGCAATACGCCATCGCGCGCACGCTTTAGCAGCGCTAATAATCAGCGCGAAGACATCCCGATGTACCCAGAACAAGCGGTACGCGAAGCCATTGTAAATGCCTTTGCCCACCGTGATTACAGCAACTTTGCCGGGGGCATTAAGGTTGAAGTTAGCCCAGCGCATCTGAAAATATGGAACTCAGGTGCGTTTCCACAAGGCATCGACGAGCACAAGATTCAGCAAGGCCATATCTCGGTACTGCGTAACCCCGACATCGCCCACGGCTTATACCTGCAAGGCTATATGGAAAAGCTTGGCCGCGGCAGTGTGGTGATCCAAGATGCTTGCAAAGCAGCGGGCCTACCAGCGCCAAAATGGCACTCCGATAGCAGCTCCGGCGTGACTTTGACCCTGTTCGCCACGGAAGTCACCACGGAAGTCACCACGGAAGTCACCACGGAAGTCACCACGGGAGTCGCACGGATGATCAGCCTCATGAGCCAAGAGCACAGCCGCGACGAATTAATGGCATTAATGGCACTGAAAAACGCCGAGCATTTCCGTAAACACTACTTAAAACCGGCACTGGAGATCACCCCAGCCTTGGTAGAAATGA
- a CDS encoding type I restriction-modification system subunit M: MTLINIKDLEAHLWHAAHIITGPIDASDYKTYIFPILFFKRICDVYDEEFIDAMEQVGDEELAKGDMFHRIQIPQECHWKDVFAETKDIGQALKDAFRGIELANPKLHGIFGDASWTNKERLSDELLATLLNHFNRVNLGVASVRDDDMGRAYEYLIKRFADKANKKAGEFYTPRTIVRLMVNILNPQAGESVYDPACGTGGMLLETIHHVKENGGDPRLLKIKGQEKNLTTEAIARMNLFLHGQEDFDIVRGDTLREPKFLVNDRLETFDCVIANPPFSLKEWGYDLWSADPYGRKQYGLAPKTNGDFAWVQHMFASLNEQGRMAVVLPHGVLFRGAAEGKIRTQLLKENRIEAIIGVASNLFYGTGIPACILVLRKSRPADHQDHVLIINAEEIFTKGRAQNTLSNDQADDIFNIYRQQETLGPKAEEIEGVARWVALAEIEENDFNLNIARYVQKPLEEETITVEEALKDFQQKLAALEHAENELEALLVKEGFEL; the protein is encoded by the coding sequence ATGACCCTAATTAACATTAAAGACCTCGAAGCACATCTCTGGCATGCAGCCCACATTATTACCGGGCCTATCGATGCATCGGACTACAAGACTTATATTTTCCCGATCCTCTTTTTTAAGCGCATTTGCGATGTGTACGACGAGGAATTTATCGACGCCATGGAACAAGTGGGCGATGAAGAGCTTGCCAAAGGCGACATGTTTCACCGCATTCAAATTCCACAAGAGTGCCACTGGAAAGACGTTTTTGCCGAAACTAAAGACATTGGCCAGGCCTTAAAAGATGCGTTTCGCGGTATTGAACTGGCTAACCCAAAGCTACACGGTATATTCGGCGATGCCAGCTGGACCAATAAAGAACGCCTGTCGGATGAACTCTTAGCTACTTTGCTTAACCATTTCAACAGAGTGAACCTGGGTGTAGCGTCTGTACGTGACGATGATATGGGCCGAGCCTACGAATACCTCATCAAGCGCTTTGCCGATAAGGCCAACAAAAAAGCCGGTGAGTTCTACACCCCGCGCACCATTGTTCGTTTAATGGTTAACATCCTAAACCCACAAGCTGGTGAAAGCGTCTACGACCCAGCCTGTGGTACGGGCGGTATGTTGCTTGAAACCATCCATCACGTAAAAGAAAACGGTGGCGACCCACGCCTGCTCAAAATCAAAGGCCAGGAGAAGAACCTCACCACCGAGGCCATTGCCCGCATGAACCTGTTTTTACATGGCCAGGAAGATTTTGACATCGTTCGCGGCGACACGCTGCGCGAGCCGAAGTTTTTGGTGAATGATCGCTTAGAAACCTTTGATTGCGTAATTGCCAACCCGCCATTCAGCCTCAAAGAGTGGGGCTATGATCTCTGGTCTGCCGACCCTTATGGCCGTAAGCAATATGGTTTAGCGCCTAAAACCAACGGTGACTTTGCCTGGGTGCAACATATGTTTGCCTCGTTAAACGAGCAAGGGCGCATGGCAGTGGTATTGCCGCATGGTGTGTTATTTAGAGGCGCCGCTGAAGGTAAGATCCGTACACAGTTGTTAAAAGAAAACCGCATCGAAGCCATCATCGGCGTAGCGTCAAACCTGTTCTATGGCACAGGTATTCCGGCCTGTATTTTAGTGCTGCGCAAATCACGCCCAGCCGACCATCAAGATCACGTGCTGATCATTAATGCAGAAGAAATCTTCACCAAAGGCCGTGCGCAAAATACCTTGTCTAATGATCAAGCCGACGACATTTTTAACATCTATCGTCAGCAAGAAACCTTAGGTCCTAAAGCTGAAGAAATCGAAGGCGTTGCGCGCTGGGTGGCGTTAGCCGAGATTGAAGAAAACGACTTCAACCTCAATATCGCACGTTATGTACAAAAACCACTGGAAGAAGAAACCATCACAGTGGAAGAAGCGCTAAAAGACTTCCAACAAAAGCTGGCCGCCCTGGAGCACGCCGAAAATGAACTGGAAGCACTGTTGGTCAAGGAAGGGTTTGAACTATGA
- the uvrB gene encoding excinuclease ABC subunit UvrB: MSQEFQVVSSYSPAGDQPKAIEKLVRGVEAGLAHQTLLGVTGSGKTYTIANVISQVKRPTIVMAHNKTLAAQLYGEFKEFFPNNAVEYFVSYYDYYQPEAYVAASDTFIEKDASVNEHIEQMRLSATKALLEREDVIIVATVSAIYGLGDPQAYLKMMLHLDRGDRIDQRDVLRRLAELQYSRNDLVLERGNFRVRGDVIEVFPADSEDTAIRIELFDDEVETLSMIDPLTNKTLRKVPRVTIYPKTHYVTPKETVQAAIERIKVELDQRLEQLKSLNKLVEMQRLDQRTRYDLEMMQELGYCNGIENYSRYLSGREEGSPPPTLFDYLPANALLVIDESHVTVSQIGAMYKGDRSRKENLVEYGFRLPSALDNRPMRFEEWEQIKPQTIFVSATPGKYEAEHQDWVVEQIVRPTGLIDPILEVRPVATQVDDLLSEINLRTPIGERVLVTTLTKRMAEDLSDYLSEHGIRVRYLHSDIDTVERVEIIRDLRLGEFDVLVGINLLREGLDIPEVSLVAILDADKEGFLRSEKSLIQTIGRAARNVNGKAILYADRMTGSMERAISETDRRREKQKAHNEEHGITPVGITKSVEDIMEGAYNPGAGKRGNKTKKVAETAKDYQVESMEDVAQVRKAMIQLQKEMIQASEELKFELAAGYRDQIRQLQRKLKDVGES; this comes from the coding sequence GTGTCGCAAGAGTTTCAAGTTGTTTCATCTTATTCACCCGCGGGCGATCAGCCAAAAGCCATTGAAAAGCTGGTGCGTGGTGTCGAAGCGGGCTTGGCCCATCAAACCTTACTTGGGGTAACCGGTTCTGGTAAGACCTACACCATCGCCAATGTGATTTCACAAGTAAAACGCCCGACCATTGTAATGGCGCACAACAAAACCTTAGCGGCACAGCTGTATGGCGAATTCAAAGAATTTTTCCCCAATAACGCCGTAGAATACTTTGTTTCCTACTACGATTATTACCAGCCAGAAGCCTATGTGGCCGCGTCGGATACTTTTATTGAGAAAGACGCCTCCGTCAACGAACACATAGAGCAAATGCGCTTATCTGCTACCAAAGCCTTGTTAGAACGTGAAGACGTTATTATCGTCGCGACTGTGTCGGCGATTTATGGTTTGGGCGACCCGCAAGCCTATTTAAAAATGATGCTGCACTTAGACCGTGGTGATCGAATTGATCAGCGTGATGTGTTACGTCGTTTGGCTGAACTGCAATACAGCCGCAACGATTTGGTACTGGAGCGTGGTAATTTCCGGGTGCGTGGTGATGTGATTGAAGTCTTTCCGGCTGATTCAGAAGACACCGCGATTCGTATCGAATTGTTTGACGACGAAGTTGAAACTTTGTCGATGATCGACCCATTAACCAACAAAACCCTTCGCAAAGTGCCTCGTGTCACCATTTATCCGAAAACCCACTACGTGACACCAAAAGAAACCGTACAAGCGGCCATCGAGCGCATTAAAGTGGAATTGGATCAGCGTCTTGAGCAGCTAAAATCACTGAATAAATTGGTTGAAATGCAGCGTCTTGATCAACGTACTCGCTATGATTTAGAAATGATGCAAGAGTTGGGCTATTGCAACGGTATCGAAAACTACTCGCGCTATTTATCCGGCCGAGAAGAAGGCTCGCCGCCGCCGACCTTGTTTGACTATTTGCCTGCCAACGCCTTGCTGGTGATCGATGAATCCCACGTTACCGTGTCGCAGATTGGCGCCATGTACAAGGGTGATCGGTCTCGTAAAGAGAACCTTGTTGAGTATGGTTTCCGTTTGCCCTCCGCCTTGGATAATCGTCCTATGCGATTTGAGGAATGGGAGCAGATTAAACCACAGACTATTTTTGTATCGGCCACGCCGGGTAAATACGAAGCAGAACATCAAGATTGGGTGGTTGAGCAAATTGTGCGGCCGACGGGCTTGATCGATCCTATTTTAGAAGTTCGTCCGGTGGCGACTCAAGTGGATGACTTGCTTTCTGAAATCAATTTGCGCACGCCGATTGGCGAGCGTGTGTTGGTCACCACTTTAACTAAGCGTATGGCGGAAGATCTAAGCGATTATCTAAGTGAGCATGGCATTCGCGTGCGTTACCTGCATTCCGACATTGATACCGTTGAGCGCGTGGAAATTATTCGCGATTTACGTCTGGGTGAATTTGATGTCTTAGTGGGTATCAACTTATTACGAGAAGGCTTGGACATTCCAGAAGTCAGCCTAGTGGCGATTCTTGATGCCGACAAAGAAGGCTTCTTACGTTCAGAAAAGTCACTGATTCAAACCATTGGTCGTGCCGCCCGTAACGTCAATGGTAAGGCTATTTTGTACGCCGACCGCATGACTGGCTCCATGGAGCGCGCGATCAGCGAAACCGATCGTCGTCGTGAAAAACAAAAAGCCCACAACGAAGAGCATGGCATCACCCCGGTTGGTATCACTAAGTCGGTTGAAGACATCATGGAAGGAGCCTACAACCCAGGTGCGGGCAAGCGTGGTAACAAAACCAAGAAAGTGGCCGAGACCGCAAAAGATTACCAAGTGGAGAGCATGGAAGACGTGGCGCAAGTGCGTAAAGCCATGATCCAACTGCAAAAAGAAATGATTCAAGCCTCGGAAGAGCTTAAATTCGAATTGGCGGCGGGCTATCGAGATCAAATTCGTCAGCTACAACGAAAATTAAAAGACGTCGGTGAATCCTAA
- a CDS encoding ComEA family DNA-binding protein: MMNFSRIFRVCVARSLLVISFAFVPFSLFAATPLDINTATAAEFSAVMSGVGAKKAEAIIAYREANGRFESIEQLSQVKGIGDVLLSRNKGLLQVSTDEESSVN; the protein is encoded by the coding sequence ATGATGAATTTTTCTCGTATTTTCCGTGTTTGTGTTGCTCGCTCCCTTCTTGTTATCTCATTCGCTTTTGTGCCTTTCTCGCTTTTTGCTGCAACGCCTTTGGACATCAATACGGCCACAGCGGCGGAGTTTTCTGCTGTTATGTCGGGGGTTGGTGCTAAAAAAGCAGAAGCGATTATTGCGTACCGTGAAGCCAATGGACGTTTTGAGTCTATCGAGCAATTGTCGCAAGTGAAGGGCATTGGTGATGTATTGCTGTCGCGCAATAAGGGTCTATTGCAGGTCTCGACGGATGAAGAGAGCTCGGTAAACTAG
- a CDS encoding helix-turn-helix domain-containing protein, translating to MIRCHLARLMGERKMRISDVMRETGLSRTTVTLLYKETALKVDLEALDKLCDLFNCDIHELLEKSPAASAVNENKK from the coding sequence ATGATCCGCTGCCACCTAGCCCGATTAATGGGTGAGAGAAAAATGCGCATTAGCGACGTGATGCGAGAAACCGGCCTCAGCCGTACCACCGTCACGCTACTGTACAAAGAAACTGCGCTTAAGGTGGACTTAGAAGCATTAGATAAGCTGTGCGATTTATTTAACTGCGATATACACGAACTACTCGAAAAATCGCCTGCGGCCTCCGCTGTGAATGAGAATAAAAAATGA
- the ihfB gene encoding integration host factor subunit beta, whose amino-acid sequence MTKSELIELLIDQQSHLPVKDVEQAIKAMLEHMSDSLANGERIEIRGFGSFSLHYRAPRIGRNPKTGESVALSAKYVPHFKPGKELRELVNLPNDEINELN is encoded by the coding sequence ATGACAAAATCTGAGCTGATAGAACTGCTAATCGATCAGCAATCCCATTTGCCAGTGAAAGATGTAGAGCAAGCAATCAAGGCGATGCTTGAACATATGTCTGATTCATTGGCGAACGGTGAGCGCATAGAGATAAGAGGTTTTGGTAGTTTTTCTCTGCATTATCGAGCACCTAGAATAGGGCGAAATCCGAAAACAGGCGAGTCCGTAGCGTTAAGCGCCAAATACGTACCGCATTTCAAGCCCGGTAAAGAATTGAGAGAGTTGGTTAACTTACCTAACGATGAGATTAACGAACTGAACTAA
- the lapB gene encoding lipopolysaccharide assembly protein LapB translates to MTEIGLFLVLFVALFVGWAMGRKNPTKKNKPFKKSIPTDYFRGLNHLLNDQHSEAIDAFVDSLEVNSDTFDIHLTLGNLFRKKGEIQKAINIHQTLLARPEISQREMRMVQLELASDFMSAGLLDRAGRLLLNMASTSRKTEFQPKILALLVDLYEFEQSWDKAIQIGTELIKEAPTKKEIKRLAHFHCEMAQEFQKKEQWKLAFQHYKLALDVDSSCVRASIGAADVLNNQARYRDAIKELKHAADQDPEFVSIIIPKLRECYQKVWGSSGYVKFLQEQNQKKPTTALIMALVQHYMETDKDYAEMFLVEQLRLHPTIKGFKELISLQLADSQGYNQQHLVVLFELIDQLVQAKPKYQCRQCGFPGHQLHWQCPSCKNWGVVKPIHGLEGE, encoded by the coding sequence TTGACCGAAATCGGGTTATTTTTGGTGCTTTTTGTCGCGCTTTTTGTCGGCTGGGCAATGGGGCGAAAAAATCCGACTAAAAAAAATAAACCCTTCAAAAAAAGTATCCCAACCGATTATTTCCGTGGTCTTAACCATCTGCTTAACGATCAACATTCTGAGGCGATTGATGCTTTTGTTGATTCCTTAGAAGTCAATTCTGATACTTTCGATATTCACCTTACATTAGGTAATTTGTTTCGCAAAAAAGGCGAAATACAAAAAGCGATAAACATCCACCAAACATTACTGGCGCGCCCAGAAATATCGCAACGAGAAATGCGTATGGTGCAGCTGGAGTTGGCCAGTGATTTCATGTCTGCAGGCTTGTTAGACCGGGCGGGGCGTTTATTGCTCAACATGGCATCAACATCACGAAAAACAGAGTTCCAACCCAAGATTTTAGCCTTGCTTGTAGACCTTTATGAATTTGAACAAAGCTGGGATAAAGCCATTCAGATTGGTACTGAGCTGATAAAAGAAGCGCCAACGAAAAAAGAAATAAAAAGGCTGGCGCATTTTCATTGTGAAATGGCGCAAGAGTTTCAGAAGAAAGAGCAATGGAAGCTGGCTTTTCAGCATTATAAATTAGCATTGGATGTCGACTCTAGCTGTGTGCGTGCCAGCATTGGGGCGGCGGATGTGCTTAATAACCAAGCTCGTTATCGCGATGCCATCAAAGAGCTAAAGCATGCGGCGGATCAGGATCCAGAGTTTGTGTCTATTATCATTCCCAAGCTTAGAGAGTGCTACCAGAAAGTCTGGGGAAGCAGTGGGTATGTCAAGTTTTTGCAGGAACAAAACCAGAAAAAGCCGACTACTGCCTTGATCATGGCGTTGGTACAGCATTATATGGAAACGGACAAAGACTACGCTGAAATGTTTTTAGTCGAGCAGCTGAGGCTGCATCCAACGATTAAAGGCTTTAAAGAGTTAATCAGCTTACAGCTTGCCGATTCCCAAGGTTATAACCAACAGCATTTGGTGGTTTTGTTCGAGTTGATTGATCAGCTGGTGCAAGCGAAGCCCAAATATCAATGCCGTCAATGTGGCTTTCCTGGTCATCAATTACATTGGCAATGTCCAAGCTGCAAAAATTGGGGTGTGGTGAAGCCGATTCATGGTTTGGAAGGCGAATAA
- the pyrF gene encoding orotidine-5'-phosphate decarboxylase → MSCQSPIVVALDYPTMAQSIEMAKRLDPKQCRVKVGKELFTTAGPVILDELHALGFEIFLDLKFHDIPNTVANAVSVAAKAGVWMVNVHASGGRRMMEASANALQQLPDHKTLLIAVTVLTSMDQSDLVEIGIDATPEQHVKRLAALAKASGMDGVVCSAQESSMLSTDLGKDFVLVTPGIRPAGSDQGDQKRIMTPADAMAAGSHYLVMGRPITQAIDPIAVLTQVNRDLGVIA, encoded by the coding sequence ATGAGCTGCCAATCCCCTATAGTGGTTGCCCTAGATTACCCAACCATGGCGCAATCTATTGAGATGGCGAAACGACTTGACCCTAAACAGTGTCGAGTGAAAGTCGGTAAGGAGCTGTTTACCACCGCTGGTCCAGTGATTTTGGATGAACTGCATGCACTGGGTTTTGAAATTTTTCTGGATCTTAAATTTCATGATATTCCTAATACAGTCGCTAATGCGGTTAGTGTGGCTGCGAAAGCAGGCGTGTGGATGGTAAACGTGCATGCTTCTGGCGGTCGTCGCATGATGGAAGCGTCTGCGAATGCACTGCAACAGTTGCCTGATCATAAAACATTGTTGATCGCAGTGACGGTACTAACCAGCATGGATCAATCTGATTTAGTTGAAATTGGGATTGATGCGACCCCAGAGCAACATGTTAAGCGTCTTGCTGCCTTGGCAAAAGCTTCTGGTATGGATGGTGTGGTGTGTTCTGCACAAGAGTCCAGCATGTTGTCGACGGATCTGGGCAAAGACTTTGTGTTAGTGACTCCGGGGATTCGTCCTGCGGGTTCTGATCAAGGTGACCAGAAGCGCATTATGACGCCAGCTGACGCTATGGCGGCCGGTAGTCATTATCTAGTGATGGGGCGACCTATCACCCAAGCGATTGATCCTATTGCCGTTTTGACTCAGGTAAACAGGGATTTAGGCGTGATAGCGTAA
- a CDS encoding lipopolysaccharide assembly protein LapA domain-containing protein: MLKWLKRVIYTILIVFFLAVGVFFALRNPQLISLDLVFWQGPELSVALYTILSFTVGACVALLVSSVAYLRSERQIRVLTRKYEKALEDVDALRKASIAQELSVGKE, translated from the coding sequence ATGCTTAAATGGCTTAAAAGAGTGATATACACCATACTCATTGTGTTTTTTCTCGCCGTTGGTGTGTTCTTTGCCTTACGAAATCCACAACTTATTTCTCTTGATCTCGTTTTTTGGCAAGGTCCTGAGCTAAGTGTTGCCTTGTATACCATTCTTTCTTTCACGGTTGGTGCCTGTGTGGCGCTTCTGGTTAGCTCGGTTGCTTACTTGCGCAGCGAGCGTCAGATTCGGGTGCTGACCCGAAAATATGAAAAAGCGTTAGAAGATGTGGACGCTCTACGTAAAGCCTCTATTGCCCAAGAACTTTCTGTTGGGAAGGAGTAA
- a CDS encoding SulP family inorganic anion transporter — MNKLEKYFPARVWLKSYSRNDLKTDAVASFIATILLIPQSMGYAMLAGLPAVTGLYASILPAIAYSLFGSSRTLAVGPAAITSMMTATIALPFALPESQDYAMVAILLALLSGMFLMLMGLFKMGFLSNLLSHPVISGFISASAILIALGQFKHLLGIEAHGNNFLELTQSMIRNLHQTNLPTVILSLVSITFLLLLKKYLTTLLIALKLPLNLCQLFGKAGPVLVVATTTSCVAIFSLDELGIRIVGNVSESLPKLNLTGIDFDTVTALLPGAFLISIVGFVSSVSVAQSFAAKRKEDLNPNQELVGLGMANLTAALSFSFPVTGGFSRSVINVSAGSRTPMAGILTGLLMLLTLLFLTPLFYYLPTAVLASSITVAILQLIDVKDAIRLYRFSKQEAISLAVTFFVVLFIGMEAGIVVGVALSLLFFLWHTSHPHIAVVGRLPGTENFRNVKRFDVETNPEIVTIRIDENLFFANARVLEDYVLTLVSQHREMKHLVLMCNAVNLIDASALDSLETIDDRLKSAGVILHFSEIKGPVMDKLTDSSLIKNLRGKVFLTQHQAMKALTKQQTDE; from the coding sequence ATGAATAAATTGGAAAAGTACTTTCCAGCACGGGTCTGGCTTAAAAGCTACTCACGAAACGACCTAAAAACCGATGCGGTCGCCAGTTTTATTGCCACGATTTTGCTCATCCCGCAAAGCATGGGGTACGCCATGCTCGCAGGGCTTCCCGCGGTGACTGGATTGTACGCCAGCATTCTGCCTGCGATTGCCTATTCACTGTTTGGCTCAAGCCGCACACTGGCGGTTGGACCTGCGGCCATTACGTCCATGATGACCGCCACGATTGCACTGCCCTTTGCCCTTCCTGAAAGCCAAGACTACGCGATGGTGGCCATTTTACTGGCCTTGCTGTCTGGTATGTTTTTGATGTTAATGGGCTTATTTAAAATGGGGTTTCTGTCTAACCTACTAAGCCATCCTGTCATTTCGGGTTTTATCAGCGCCTCGGCTATTTTAATTGCCTTGGGGCAATTCAAACATCTGCTGGGCATTGAAGCCCACGGCAATAACTTTCTTGAATTAACCCAAAGCATGATACGTAATCTTCATCAGACGAATTTACCAACGGTAATATTAAGTCTGGTATCAATCACATTTTTACTGCTCCTAAAAAAATACCTCACCACTCTTTTAATCGCATTAAAGTTGCCACTCAATCTATGTCAATTATTTGGCAAGGCTGGTCCTGTGTTAGTGGTCGCCACTACAACCAGCTGCGTGGCGATTTTTTCACTAGACGAATTAGGCATTAGAATTGTTGGCAACGTGTCTGAAAGCTTACCCAAGCTGAATTTGACCGGTATTGATTTTGATACCGTGACCGCACTGCTTCCAGGAGCCTTTTTAATCAGTATTGTGGGTTTTGTTAGTTCGGTTTCCGTGGCGCAATCGTTTGCGGCGAAACGCAAAGAAGACCTCAACCCCAACCAAGAGCTGGTGGGCCTCGGCATGGCAAATTTAACCGCAGCATTGAGCTTTTCCTTTCCGGTAACAGGAGGATTTTCTCGCTCTGTAATCAATGTCAGTGCCGGCAGCCGAACGCCCATGGCAGGTATATTAACTGGGTTACTGATGCTGCTTACCTTGCTGTTTTTAACCCCGCTTTTTTACTATTTACCCACGGCCGTGCTGGCCAGCAGTATTACCGTCGCCATTTTGCAATTAATCGATGTCAAAGACGCGATACGCCTTTATCGCTTTTCCAAGCAGGAAGCCATATCGCTTGCAGTGACTTTTTTTGTGGTGCTTTTTATTGGCATGGAAGCGGGTATTGTCGTCGGGGTTGCTTTGTCCTTACTGTTCTTTCTTTGGCACACCAGCCACCCTCATATTGCAGTGGTTGGTCGGCTACCAGGAACGGAAAACTTCCGTAACGTGAAGCGTTTTGATGTCGAAACAAACCCAGAAATAGTGACCATTCGAATTGACGAAAACCTTTTCTTTGCTAACGCCAGAGTATTGGAAGATTACGTATTAACGTTAGTTTCTCAGCACAGAGAAATGAAGCACCTTGTTCTCATGTGTAATGCGGTCAACCTGATCGACGCCAGTGCACTGGACAGCCTAGAAACCATCGATGATCGGTTGAAATCCGCAGGCGTCATACTGCATTTTTCCGAAATTAAAGGCCCCGTCATGGACAAATTAACGGATTCAAGTTTAATAAAAAACCTGCGGGGCAAGGTCTTTTTAACTCAACATCAAGCGATGAAAGCCTTAACAAAACAGCAAACGGACGAATAA
- a CDS encoding DUF4062 domain-containing protein: MSKKLTVMVSSTVYGVEELLDRVYSLLTAFGYEVWMSHKGTVPVSSNETAFESCLKSVEKCDLFLGIITPQYGSGVDATGLSITHQEMKKAIEINKPRWFLAHDQVVFARRLLMDLGYKTQEQRSALTLRKGAASISNIKVIDLYEDATMEQLPMDDRQGNWVQKFDRDDDANLFVVAQFSRYQDVEQRLTEHFENVSQVSASVGASHE; the protein is encoded by the coding sequence ATGAGCAAAAAGCTCACGGTGATGGTGTCATCCACCGTTTATGGCGTAGAAGAGCTGCTCGACCGCGTATATTCACTACTAACCGCCTTTGGTTATGAAGTTTGGATGTCGCATAAAGGCACAGTACCGGTATCGTCTAACGAAACCGCCTTTGAAAGCTGCTTAAAATCTGTAGAAAAATGCGACCTATTTTTAGGCATCATTACCCCACAATACGGTAGTGGCGTTGATGCAACTGGCCTGTCCATTACCCACCAAGAGATGAAAAAAGCCATCGAGATCAATAAACCTCGCTGGTTTTTAGCGCACGATCAAGTTGTGTTTGCCCGTCGCTTATTAATGGACTTGGGTTACAAAACCCAAGAACAGCGCTCAGCATTAACACTGCGCAAAGGCGCTGCGTCTATTTCGAATATTAAGGTGATCGACTTATACGAAGACGCCACCATGGAACAACTGCCAATGGATGATCGCCAAGGCAACTGGGTACAAAAATTCGATCGCGATGACGACGCCAACCTTTTTGTGGTTGCGCAATTTTCTCGCTATCAAGACGTAGAGCAACGCCTGACCGAACATTTTGAAAATGTCAGTCAAGTGAGCGCCTCAGTAGGAGCAAGCCATGAGTAA